The Daphnia carinata strain CSIRO-1 chromosome 1, CSIRO_AGI_Dcar_HiC_V3, whole genome shotgun sequence sequence aaGTATTTTCTTTAGTACTTCGAAGACTTGGCATACCATGGGCCTTTATTGGATGTTCTGTATGCGCCACCTGAGCTCACTCCTTTATTGTGTTGCTGTATTCTTCGGTTGGGATTTACGGTATACCCAATGTATGTTCTTCCAACGTATTTGGGATTTTCACAGTACAGTAAATATACACCGTAGAAGTTTTCAATGACAGTGCCGGTGCCCATGATGTTACGGATTCTAGAGGCAATCAGTTACTGGTTTGCTTTATTATTAATTCAGAATCCGCAGCAAACTCGCTGTGAGGAGGATTGACACAAGTCACCTTTGAAACTACGACCGAAACGTCTCCAAGAAATGAAGCACGGTTTCCGCGGCAAGTAACATCGTCTGCTCTTTGTATTTGGTAACGACCATAGAAATAGAGGAGGGTCGTCGTCTCAGGAGTATTGACTGTAGTATATATTGAATTGTAGCTgagatttttaaataatctgAGGAACAGAATCAACCAACGAGTTGGTCAATTTTTAGTACTTCGATTCACTCCTTCCTGTTGTCATACCAGAACGTATGGCACAGTATGAAGGCCTAGACATTGTTGGAGGCGAATACTAGGAAATTGTTAAATTGCGCTTGAAATTTGTTTACATGAACTGGGAATAAAACCACGTTTGTATGTGATCAGTTTCTCACGATCGTTGTAACTGGTGAAGTGTAATCAACGCTTTGGCAAATGATTGCAGTCACAAACGATTGGGATATGGAAGGGAGAGAAGGGTACAGTGTAAGGTGGGCCATGAAGACAGACGTAGACAAAAGGGAGTAAGagagcaagagaaaaaaaaacaaaatcaccaACCAGATAACATGAAACTAAACTGGACCTTGATGGGAGTCAAAATATGATAAACGATCTTCTGTACCACTAGaaagcatgaaaaaaaaacggccaagAAAAGCCGTGAGAAGAATGAAGTGAATTGGGTAGGTATACACGCGTTCAGGAAATCTTGCAGGCAAGGAGTTTAGATTATAAATgatgcagaaaaaaagaaaatcatgatGGGGAACACAGATGTGTACGAAGACTCGAGTCAGACGCAAATCCCTCACGAGCGGAAACCCAACCATTTAGCCAAATGACgaccgagaaagaaaaaaaaatcaggagaAAAGGAGGTGCATGATGTAGAGGTGGAGGAAGGAAGGGGATAATTAGGTCAGTTAAGATTGATAACAAGCAGATAGGGAAAAACATCATGTTCCTCCAACTGACGATGGCgttgcaaaatgttttttcatTCGTCTGCAGTCGGTAGTTCAATTTAgtttccgttcttttttttaaatcttccgTCATCTTATCGGGCCCTCCATTTGCTTTGTCTTCAGTTCCAATTGTAAACGTTATAGCCGCCACCCATACCGATCGGATTGTAACGGCTGCTATTGGATCCTTTATCCGGCCGCACTTGGCCCATGCCCGATGAGTGGACGAAACCGGGAGCATTCGGGGGTCGAGAAGCTAACGGCAGACCTGCGTTGTAGTGACCGCCTCCTCCGCTTCGCCCACCATGCCCGCCATGTCCGCCGTGGCTCACCATGCCCCCTTGGGGTTGTCCTCCAACATTGCCAACTGCTGAGACGAGTACATGGAATTATTAAAACACGTACTGCAAGAAAATTGCTGGaaaatggattcattttcgaGGGTaagtaaaacagaaagatGCTTTGTTATCTCGATCAGCGAAGCTTGGCGCTTCAAACTAGCAGGAGTTTTAAATTTCAGCAGGTATCCATTGCAtaaaggaataaaagaaaggtGTCTGCTTCGTTTCTCATGGCTAATCACATAATGTCCTAAGATATTTATGTAAAATAGTATGACAATGCACTTACGTCGCGCTTGCTGTCTCCCAGCTTCCCATCCAGCAAAATAGGCTGCTTTCTGTTTGCCGTGTTCTTCAGCAATTTTGACGCTAATGGGGTTGGTACGGCCGTGCGGGATTGTACCATTTAGATGCTCGATTGCAGCCATagcttcttctcttttatcgTATCTGAAGGAtacaaattttgaataaaataaacataaattACTTTTACAAGCAACAGTTACCTGACAAAAGCCACGCCTCTGGGCATACCAGTGATTTTGTCTTTGAGTAAATTCATTTGCACTATATTTCCATGGGCAGAAAATATATTTGTCAATTCGTCTTCTGTAACGTCTCTGTATGCAAggaaaacatattttaaaattataacaGATGTAATAATCAATATATCATTACCTAGGGAGATTAGTAACATAGAGATTGGTTTCCTTTCGGTCTTCACCAGGCGGTCGAGCGTAGGATACTTTAATACGCTTGTTTTGGATTTGAAGCCCATTCAACGTTTGAATTGCCCGGATAGCATCGTCAGCTTTTTGGTAGTTGACGAAACCGAAGCCGTAACTGTAT is a genomic window containing:
- the LOC130692468 gene encoding sex-lethal homolog isoform X1 — encoded protein: MASATGSDHTPSSSPNPGSSGDDSSRTNLIINYLPQNLTESELFKMFVTIGTVTNCKIMRDFRTGYSYGFGFVNYQKADDAIRAIQTLNGLQIQNKRIKVSYARPPGEDRKETNLYVTNLPRDVTEDELTNIFSAHGNIVQMNLLKDKITGMPRGVAFVRYDKREEAMAAIEHLNGTIPHGRTNPISVKIAEEHGKQKAAYFAGWEAGRQQARPVGNVGGQPQGGMVSHGGHGGHGGRSGGGGHYNAGLPLASRPPNAPGFVHSSGMGQVRPDKGSNSSRYNPIGMGGGYNVYNWN
- the LOC130692468 gene encoding sex-lethal homolog isoform X2, with product MASATGSDHTPSSSPNPGSSGDDSSRTNLIINYLPQNLTESELFKMFVTIGTVTNCKIMRDFRTGYSYGFGFVNYQKADDAIRAIQTLNGLQIQNKRIKVSYARPPGEDRKETNLYVTNLPRDVTEDELTNIFSAHGNIVQMNLLKDKITGMPRGVAFVRYDKREEAMAAIEHLNGTIPHGRTNPISVKIAEEHGKQKAAYFAGWEAGRQQARLGNVGGQPQGGMVSHGGHGGHGGRSGGGGHYNAGLPLASRPPNAPGFVHSSGMGQVRPDKGSNSSRYNPIGMGGGYNVYNWN